From the Trichoplusia ni isolate ovarian cell line Hi5 chromosome 1, tn1, whole genome shotgun sequence genome, the window ACTATGACATTAAAAGCAGTAATGAAACTCAGGTCAAACTTAGATTATTTTATGACTTCaatctttcatttaaaaaaaaaaacagtaatagtATACCAAAAACatagtttatatatatatattttttctatttacttaaaaatattttagcaatcCACTAATTTAAGTGTTTAAGTACCCAAGCAAGTACTTTATTTTGCGCACAATTCTTGATTTGCGTCTAATCCGACCTATTTCACAATATCGCATATCAAATACCTGTTTGTAACAAACaagaaatctatttaaatacataacttGTTGACTTAACTTGCAGCGTATTTTATTGGCGTGTTTTACGGAAGTGTTTGGCACTGTCGCTGTTTTATGCTTTAATTATAAGTTGGAGGTGTGTCTCGACGGTCTGTGAGTGTGTATCggctatttaataaaatggatGAAAGTGTatacattgtttttttcatggaataaaattgtgtgttaattttttcttacattattAAGAAGCCAACCCCTAAACTAGTTAGGTTCATGATATCTTTACAAACTAGTTTCTGACACATTTAGATATTGTTAATCTGGTCCATCAGTAGAACGGTTCTTTTCCAATTATATAGttaataaaccttttatttctggctaaattaagttttaatccAAAGTGGTAAGGTTTAATTTTGCAGATATTCTTAGCCACTCATACAACCTACCCTTTAGGTATATACTTTATGGcaagcatattttttatatcatcattcTCAACCAAATCTACTATAAATACTACCGGTTACAAATCATAGAAAAACTTGATTGATTAATCAAATCCGCCTTCTAAGTccacaaattaattatacatggaaggaaaattatttatagatagaCGGCTtaccttaaaaacattttgcttGGACTTCAACAGGGGTCCTTCAAACAGGTGTGAGATGACGTGCAGGTCCAAAATCCACTCGCCGATTGCTACTCCTATATGCTTCTCCACCTATATACATAATCCTTATATAGATATTGGCACATAACAAATATTCTATTGATAACACGATAAAATGTTAAAACCCTTCCAAATTGAAAAGGTATCAGACTTCACATGTTGACTGCTTCAGTAAGTACTTCTCAATTTGGTATTATCACCAACATGCAATGTCAAAAGGAATCTAATGACAGCGGTCTATAGTCCAgcaaatttaaatgttacaatacTTAAATTCTATTGTTTAGAAAATAGAGACTAATATCGTTTGGCAGGTAATACTTAAGTCAAAGCAAAAATTGTAATAACAAAACCTGTACTTACATTTTTGGGTGACGTGAAGACTCCATACGGCAAATTTTCAATAGGAAAGTCGGTATCAGGAGAATATTCAATAAAGGACTTCATTTTGATGCGTGTTCGTGTGACGGGAGGCGGGCGGAATGTGTTTTGAATACCGACTAGTGTTGTAGCTTTAAAAGTTGTTATGGAAATGTAATGAGCCGGTTTTGTCGCCGGTCGGGCGATCTAGCGGCGCCGATGGACTTACTCAAGGTCGAGTTCACTGGGTCTTTAAAAAACGGTTTAAATACAAAGAAAGTGTAAGTTACATGTCACGTAACGAATATATTATGACGATTTTAGGTTATGAAATAAGCGAATAAGTGTTGATAACAAAGAAAGGTCATAAGATGAGACGAATGATATGAGAACATCGTATGATAGTGTAAAACCTGTTTGTTTTAGATAAATGAGatggaaatataaattaatttattcacttAACTACGAAAATGATTCTTAGATAATTTTACGTGGCGGTTCTGTTTATATGCAACCTTAAATTTTTGCCAATTAGCGGCTTGAAAGTGGACGgaagtacaaaataaaaggCTGTTtggttttattctaaaataagaGATTGATTAATATTAAACCCTGTTGTGTCAAGATACCAACGTGTAGTAAATCTTATCTTTAATGCTATTtagctattttataaatttgctAATCGCAGCACATGCAAAGGCCTGTTGATCTAGGAGTTCGTAGATAATATACTATAGGGGTTGCTGACTGCTATGCCAgaggtcttgggttcgattcccaccacCAAACACACCACAAATGTTAGCATGATGAATACAGTCATTTGTTCTTTGATTTTACTatgatataatataaatgaattagaaatatataagtatcgGTTTCGTTTATCAGTTGAATAGTTCTtataatacaagatttttttcgCTTATCTATCGAATTAGAAAAACCCTGAATCAATAAGGCCACAGagtataattacataattttatccataaaaagaaaatcaattaaaattcttaattattttattacatggtACAAATGgtgtataattatttacatgtcAAAGTTGACCTTAGAGAGTATTGCTGGGTTCCTGAGTATTCCGCGAATGCTCCCCCCCTTGCTCTGAAGGGGATTGTTCGGAGAGTCCGCGACTGCCTGGAAATATTGTGTCTGCAGGACATGGCTGATACGATTTCATACTCAACTACTACTATTTAGAGTTCAATTTTACTTAACAGGTACTGTACTACTACTAGGGTGTTTTAatgttgagtttattttttgtggtgTCTGTTTTGTAACTACGAAATTCATTTAccattttgcaattttatattATCCTATGGTATCAGATTGTACCGAAAACGAGCAACAGTAATTAAATGACTTTGAAGTATATATTTAAGTCGATTTTTCAAACGCACAATTTAGGAATAATGAAAAGgttattttacaatttcttatatgcagttttttttgttgtggggatttcatattaaaatcatataatTTTCGGaactggtttatttattaacatttaacaacaCGTATGAAGACACATTGAAAAATACTTGTCGACgacgaataaaatatataggtctacgaaataaaactaaatgatATTAATGAAAGATTGTTTTGACTGTACAATGTGAAGCTTTACTTTACTTAAATGGagaatacataaatatgttatatcTAACTACATTCAGTATAAAATCTATAGTCAAATCCTTGATATTGTTACATTAGTtgatattaatatgtaatattagattttatttatcattataagtTTATAACTGTATCGTAACGTAAAAGCATACATGGATGgagatatttaaacttattttatttcacccCAACCTTGGTATGGGAAAAATgttaatcaaaatacataaaaaatgatttcacaatatatactatgtatacatacatagtaataTTACCGGTCGCCTTTTTTAATTAGAGTAAATCCCTATCTAACTTCTAACGTCTCCAAGGACacgtgtacaaagtttcatgatgatcggtttagtagttttcGCGTGAAAACACActaacattcacatttataatattaggagggatttgtataatattatataggtatGAGTGATAAATCCTTCTCTGGAGgtctttgcccaacagtgggcccTCTACGGGCTTGTACTGTATTTATTCAAAAGTGTATTGACTTTGGACATTGTAGGCACTTAGTTAACTACTCTTATATTATTtagggctgatttttcaatcatcagttaacttctatctgaggaataaatatggacttttgacatattttctatacaaaagctgtcaaaacgtcaaatatattcgtTAGATAAAAGTTATGTGGCAATTGAAAAATCCGCCCTTAAACAAATAGCACGACAGCAAGCTGTAtaacatataataatactactgcgaaaacatatttatttttacttttacaaacaTATTGATACAATTATGGACTAAATGCACTTTAGTGTTTTATACCAGGTGACTATGATTATAGGGTAATTAATTATATAGATGTTTAaaacagatattaaatataataagtcAACTTCTAAATGCATTTATGGCGTaaatttgaaacattaaaatacacaaataaataatcagtgcacataaactttttattatataataaatgtgttttataatCGGCTAGATCACACAGACGTGGTACAACTATGACAGAAGCGcgattttttgctttatttcaaATGCATAAGGTCCATATTCCAATTAGTCAGACAACTTAGGTGCCATCAATACTTTCtgcagtttatatttaaaaattatttagacATTTCTAAGAATTGGACCATTGTATTGTCTGGGTGTTAAATAAAGGCCATAGGACGCAACATTGGataacgattatttttttattataaaatattttaaaaatgcttaaaatctTGCTGTCATTTTATAGtatgtcaaattatatttatacgaCTACGACAAACTATATCCaactaataatatatgtactgtACATACAGACTGGACTACTGACAACTTGGGGTGATTTAAAATGATGTCATAAAATGTGACAGGATAAGAGCTAGCAACGTTTTTGGAGTTTTCATTGGAACATAGCAAATGTTCTCGAATATTCGTTTATTGTTTACCCGACTGCGTCAGAATGAGAATAAATGTAAAGTGATTTTTTGCGAAGTAAATTTAGCTCCGAAATCTACGACCaaatccaagaatgcttgttctgagtgtcttttttttaatgtttctgaaacccaccgcgacacaaggattaaaatccttaggGCGGGTCTcgataggtaattaaaaaaaaatagaagtccACTAAAAATATGTGCTAGCAATATTCATCGAATACATATTACTgttaattatacataataagtatttttttagacaTTAGAGATATTTCCTCAAATAAAGAACTCAAAAGATGTTGCTAGCTCTTGGACTATAAGAATGGATTCCATTATTACCTTGATATGTTCGTTGCTTCTTTGTATGAGAAGAGACCCTGCAGTGGGATAGTTATGggctggtattatttttaatattatttaaacgtaaaaatgtaataagttaAAACCcgagtaaaacaaaaaaatagggACAAGAAAATTTTGTCATCatatgttttatgaatatttaaatttaaagatgaTAATTTGATTATCCTTAGTGTTTAACAACGAGCCAAAAATTGGGAAAGTAATTGTTTAAAAGTAGAGGAAACTTGAATGACATCATTCCACATCACGACAAGTACGAActacaaaatagtaaaacaaaattcttatcTACACAAAGTGGCATCGATTTGCTGCAGCGACGGGAGGGTTAGCTTGAGTTTCCGTCTGTAGGCGGGGTCCGACGCGAGGGGGTTACGCTCCAGGTATATCGTGGCTATCTTCTTGTTCTGCTGAAGATATTCTACCGATGACCATTCGGTTATCTGGTTGTCGTTtagctgaaaattaaaaaattatataatttagtttttaccaAGGATGGAATAACTTCCATCCTTGGTAAAAACTAACTTCTCTAACGAGAAGGACATCTTCTAGATACAATATAGCcgaaatcgaaaataaaatattcgcttttaaaaattactacggggaaaaagtcattttttaatatcagataaaataaatactttttataaataccaaaactatttttctcgtctaaataaactaaaacaatttaacgCATGACATCTACGCGTCATTGTCTCAATAAAGTACGATTTGAAACCAAAAAGAAACAATGGTTTTACTATAGGTTTTACAAGCTGCTGTACAggatgtttaacaaataaacattctgaTTCTGAGGCTTAGCACACTCACCCATAGCTCCTCCAATTCAACAAGATGTCTGACATTGTCTATAACTGTGATCCTGTTGACCGCCAAGTCCAGAGTCTGGAGTTTGGTCTGGTTACCCAAGTTCTCTATAACAGTAATCCCGTTTTCAGATATATACAGCTGTTCCAACTTCGTTAATGGCTCCaggttttcaatttttgtgATACGATTGCTTTGTAGCACCAGGATTTCGAGTTCAGTTAGATCTTCGAGGTTCTGTATcttagatattttgtttttgcctAGGTATAGTTGTGTTAGGGTCTTCATGCCTTCTAGGTTTTTTATTTCCTGGAAAATGaagtttaacttaaaaaattgtACCGTCGtacctaggtatttaaaatgttagcTCATTTTAACGTTTAGTGTTGCGCTGATCAAAATCGAaactcatttattcaaattaggttaCTAAATAGCACGTTTTGAAGCttaaattacattggacagcacgcaatttcgcccacccttcaccgcttcctaagtgcttttgctgtgagagatagaacggcgcaacaaactccccagcacgCTTTCTGATAGAATGATTAAtaagacaaacaaataaaaagacaaaaggTCTTCTAAGGCAAAAACCAGACAAAACAAAACGAGATAAGGTGATTTTAGTTACACTTAATTATACCTGACGGTCAAAACAGACTACTAATTACGATCTTTTTGTAAAAATCGTTATACAAGATTCCGTCAAATCAACTATCCGTCAAGTCAGATTCACTGTCTGAAAAGACTTACTCTAATTCGGTTGTCTCCCAGTTCAAGCAGCTCCAGCTTGGGCAAATGTTTCACATTTTGGATCTCTGTAATCTTGTTCGAGCTCAAGAACAGCTTTTTCAAGTTGAGGAGATTCTCTAAGCCTTTGATTTCTTTGATTCTGTTGAATGATAGGTCTAGTATCctggaaaaataatattatattacatgcATTAGTCTGGGCTCAGACACGTATACTGGGACAGGTTTTTGAATACCAATTAACTCAGACGTGCTTCtcgactgcacagatagccgagagGTTAAGATCACAACGGCTAACCCATTAAACGAGACGTGTGGCgcataagacaagcatttgtgtgatcctcgaatgcttatcctgagtatgggtgtctttgtcCATGTGgattgaatatttgtaaaacacccGCGAGagaaagattaaattccttaatgtgagagtcgttttatttttttagtttcagaTAGCCGTAAAGCAGCTATGGGTGAATTCTCATTTATTCAACACTTAACGAGAATTTCAGCGAAACTTGAACATATGAAATGATGAGAAGCTCCgtattaaaatccaaaaatcCTCTATGATTATTtctaatcaaaataacaatgataGGTGCTATGGAAAGTTAAGAAAGAATATTGCTATATAAACGTACTCTAGATTTACAAGGTTATCCAAGTTCTCGATGACGACGATCTGATTGTCGTACAGTTCGAGTTCGACGAGCGTGGACAGCGTGTTTAGACCCTCGATCTTCTTGATCAGGTTCCATCGCAGGTACAATCTGGAAGAAGAACACTCTTAATTAATCCTATACTTAATATTGAAAACAGATCAGAGTGGCTCGACTGGCCTGTTtgtgtagtggttagtggccttgACCGCTATACCGGCGGTttgattcccgcccaggacaaattgtttgtatgatgagcacgatcatttgtatAAATGTAGCCTACATTACTGCAAAGTTTCCTAAATATCCATCCTGTTGTTTTAacgtaaacaataaacattcgAACATCCACAAACATtgctgtttataatattaacctagaaatatttttaccaatagaaagctGTGTTATTTCAAGTCTCATAACCTATTTATTAACCACGGTAGGCAGGTTATAGCTAGTAAATGAAGGTAGAATgaatcattatattaattactaccttattcaataattttatgtttatcctTCATCTTCCCACCCACTGCAGTTTATGATTTTCCTATTTCAACAGgtcttatttaaattgatattccCGTGGTTACAATAATGTAGAGGATCATGGTCATAGATATACGACAATTCATTTAAACTCGATAAACTGTGTAACAATTGCCTAAACCATTATCAACCTTATTGCTTTGGCTATAGAAACGCTATTACTTCAGCTACAAAAGTGTGCTCATCTAAATCATATTCCTGGCAATTGGCCAATGCATGGAAACTGTTTATGAAGATAAAACAGAATTTATTGAGACAACTAACAATTAATTGACGTTAATCTTTATAGACGTTTTATATTGGTCTTAATTGATCTGAACAACTTTATCTAGACATTCAGACTATTTCACATAGCTTGTAATAAGTGATGACCATGACTTTAGAAGACTTGCCAACTATTTCAtaagtaagttttaaatatgGAAAGCGGATTATAGTTAGGGGTAAAAGGATTAGAAGCTTATGACGTCCAGAACATAGATCTTCGTTGCAGTTTATACAATAATAGCTCAATTCGAAAATGATCCCGCGAGAACAAAAAATCGGTATAAAATCCTAAGTGTTGatactggttataaactgtgtgccaagtttcgtctaattACGTCCtgtagtttttgcgtaaaagaggaaaaaatccatacataaaaattttcgcgtttataatcaTTAGTAGTATGTAGtatgattaatttataaaaatatccatttgggttataaaaacttatttttaccaCACAAATGTTAccctataattttataattatattactatgTGTAAAACAAATTAAGCATACAACAAAACTATCAAATAAACACATGTGTAAGCTTTAGTAATAACAGTAATTGTTGAATTCACATGAAGAGCAAATTTCATTGAATGTATTTATGAAGAGCACAATAACCTTTTTCATTGATTATCTGGTGCCATTGATGTGTGATGTCATTCAGTCTATTGTCTGCGGTCACAGGCCACTCTGGTCACGTGACATAATGTATTAAGTACTTGGTATATGGACGTAGCtttatgatacaaaataatagcaTATACTGTTAATGAACTATTAAGTAATTTCCGAGTTTTTTCacatatgtttgtatttaaaaaacgaaataaatctCAAAGTGTTCAGTTTTACACATTCCCTAATATATACACAACATTATACAGCTTTCAATCCCATTGTTGTTCAATTtagcaaattaaaatttaaaactattaatataagtaGGCTCATACTAAGTAGTCTAACctctcatttaatttaaaagcttataTATTtcactagctgctgcccgcgacttcgtccacgtggttagaatgttccccgtcttttccacattttccattatatctttattagttgcagcgtgatgttatatagcctatagccttccttgataaatggtctattcaacacaaaaagaatttttcaaatcgaaccagtagttcctgagattagcgaggttcaaacaaacaacaaaaaaacaaactcttcagctttatatattagtatatagagtatagaagagTTTTCCTGCAGCTTGCTAGCATAGAAGACATTAATATTTCACCTACATTTACCAAACCCACACTTCCCTTATCAGCACTATATTCTCACCAAGACTACACTCCCATACAGTATCAAATGCTAAGTAATGAGGGTGATATACAACTTTACATGACATAACCATTGAATGTCAATCCATAAAAAAACCCAATACCAAACCCAATTCAACCTTGAAACTCCATTGTTTACACTAGAATCACACACACATGCCACACACCCCAACATAGTGTATGTGTGTGACTGTGTCTCATGTTAAATATGCATTATCTAAATAGCTACACAAACATGAAAAACACCTATTTACTTTATTGCCTACCCTCATGAACGGCAATGAAAAGTGCTAATCAATAATGTATAAACATCTACATGTGTAGAATAGTAATGCTTGACTATTTCAATGTCattgtaaatgttatattattatggatgTTGGTGCTGTATAGTTAATCCATGTTTttataggtaatttaatttactgcacttcattttgaatgtatttatagACAAgacagaacataaaaaaaattaacagaatataactaaattatatttagttatattctgttaattttttttatgttgagaCTATAAGCTTAAAACTCACAACACAATTAGGAAAGACCTTAGAATTATGTAGTCACACTAGGATCATAGCaagaagcaaaataaatatacaaattttaacattttttatataaattaaaattttgttgttagAAAATAATCTTCAGAATTGTATACAATATTCATGgttaatttatgtaacaaaattacaaaataaagcacgaaaaatatattatctttaaatatttgtcagtAACACAAAGACGAAATTTGAATGATAATAAATGACCTGCATATGCACTTATAACTCTGAGACAGATAACACAACAGTACTTGTTATCTCATTTCATCTCATACTCTAAAGATCTGATAAGAGTTTGCCtattaaaatcttattagtGAATACTAAACCATCACTCATATGATTCATACAGTGCTTAAGAAGTAGTCCATGTAActggaaaataattaatgattaacaCGTGAAAGTATGACTCACCTCTCTAGGTGTTTTAGAGGCTCAAGTTTCTCGATCTTCCCGATCCGGCCGTGGTTCAAATCGAGCTCTTTGGTATGCTCGTTAACTATAATGATTTCCTGTGTATCTTCTTCAGGTGGCGCAGTTTTCGTAGACCCTGCCTGATGGCTCGCACACCCATCAACCTCCTTCAGGCCATCACCCTCCTTCGGAGTATCGCTCTCCCCGATGCCAGACGCGGTACCTTGTTGATCTAcacgaaaaataaatgaatatcgCACAATATGATCACAAGTAACACACCGGTTTCGTACATACCTGCCATTGTATTTTACTGTGTATTGttattgtgttttgtattttctcTTTAAACACGTTAGAACTTCAGgtaaacagaataaataaattaaaatactttacggTTTATAAACAAACCGAGTGCGACTCGAGAGAAATTCTCGAAACAatcggattttttttaagaatctgtCATTTGTCAAATTATTTGTCAACTATGTCAACTTCATTAAGAGACAGATGTGTACAAAGATTGTAAATTCGACTAAAAACAGccgattaaaaaatgtaaagataaaAAGCTATCATGAATTTCTTACATAATTTCTCTGATCATGTTTCCAAAAGTGAAACCAACAAGTACTGTATAAGGACGgggtaatttttaaattgtattattctGTCTTGTATTTTATTCTTCTGATTcttcaaatcaatttattagttaagtttttgtttgtaactCTCAAATCGTTAATTTGAActtaattctaatattatttgacAATAGTCGATTATAAATAATGCTCCACAGTTGCAGGTGACACGAAAGAAGCACGAAAGCCATGACAGATGACCTATTTACAACTGTCAGCTGGTTATGATTGTTGTTGAGTTGTTCAGTTTCCCGCCAGTTTTACGTATAACTCAATAAAGTTTTACATTGGCTTACATACCAGTTTAactatatgtaaatataatggACGAGGTTGACGAACTAGCTCAATTAGAAGAATTACTGTGTGCAGACTTAGAACCTGAAGTAAACGACAAAAATAAACCTGCCATCAAAGAGGTTGATATCTTTCAAGCAAGTGGCAGTAAAGTGGAAGTTGAGGTGAAAGCAGCTGATGATAAGCTTACCAAGAATTCTGCTATCCATGATGGTGACACGGATTCGTCAGACGACGAGGAAAAGCGGAACTATACAGAACGCAAGTACAGTGATTATGGCTCAGTTGTTAAGAagattcttgacaataaagaaCATGAACAACGAGATAAAAGACTTGATTTCGAAACTAGATTACGCCAGACCAATATGGACACTAAAATCGCTCAAAATACGTTCAAAACACGGCAACCAGTCGAGTTACCAAGTAAGAACACGTTTTGCGCGCCAGAAACTAAGAAAAAAGAATCCAATGATATTTACACCGATCCTATCTTCGGTATAAGAATCACGAAGCCTTTGATTTCAAGTGCGGCTCTCTTAGACCGTATGCAAGGCAGGGAGGCTATCAACATGCTAAGAGTAAAGAGACATGTTGAAAATGAAGATCTGTCTAAGGACTGGGTGATTGCCGGAGTTATTGTAAGGAAAAGTGCAGCCAAAAAGTCCCAAAAGGGAAATCAGTTTTTAATATGGACTCTAAGTGACTTGAAGgatgatttaaaaacaatttccatGTTTCTGTTCCGGAAAGCTTATAATGATCTATGGAAGACACCAGAGGGAACAGTTGTGGCAGTTTTGAATCCTAATGTCTTAGACAGGTCACAAAACAGTAGTGAGCAAGCAAGTCTTAGTGTTGAGAATCCAGACAGAGTCATGATATTAGGACAATCAAAAGATCTTGGAATTTGCAAAAGTAGGAAGAAGAATGGGGAACCATGTACAGCATTTGTTAACTTGTCTCAATGTGACCACTGCATTTACCATATAAAGCAAGAATATCAGAAGTTTGCCAGAAGACAAGAATTACAATCATCCACTATGGGCAAAGGACTTGTTAACTTACAGAATaaagttttaggaaaaaatacaGTCATCTATGGAGGCAAATCATATACAGCATTGCCAACTGGTAACACTAAGAAATTTAAGGAACAAGACAATAACAGATTAATGTCATTAAGTGATTACCACAAGTCGGAAGGAGATAAGCTGATGATGAACAGAGCCCCATATGGGTCAGGTCCCATGAAGAGCTCCATATTACACAGTCCATCGACACAACGAGCAAGTGACAAGGaactactaaataaattaactgcCAGTCCACAAGCAAGTAAGCCGCAGAACCTGACTTTAGCTGAAAGAGTGGGTAGTTCTCCAAAACTAAGCAGAAATGGAACTTTTGGGCTAAAAGGCAGTGGTACAATAGACCTTAATCTCTCATATGGCCAAAAAGCAGCAGAAAGAGCGAAGGCAAATGCATTCAGACTTATCCAACAGAATGGTGGCCTTACTAAAGCAGATCCCAACAATATCAAAGGTACACAAGCTGGCAAGAAAAGAGCAATAGACAAGTTGAATGACTCCAGCAGTGATGAGAATGAATGTAAAAAGTCAAAAACTGACAATGAAACTATATCACCAATGATGAAACCAAAAGGAGTTATGTCCGAGAGGTTCAAGAAAATTCTAGAAGCCACATCAGCTCACCAGAACTTGATAGAGCAGCATGAGGATGATGAGCAAGAGAAGTACTTCAGCAAACTCGAGAAGAAGGAACAAATGGAGGAGAAAATGTTGAACACTTTCAAATTAGCGTGTAAAGCTGTGAGGTGTGTCAAATGCAAGTACACTGCATTCTCAGCAGCTCAACTGTGTAAAGACGAAAGGCACCCTCTGAAAGTCTTGGACACCTTCAAAAGGTTCTTTAAATGTGCTGATTGTAACAATAGGACTGTTGCTTTAGAGATTATCCCCCTTCATTCCTGCAGCAACTGCAGTGGCTCCCGTTGGGTGAAAGCACCAATGCTTAGGGAGAAGAAAATGACTTCTCTCTCAGCTGGTTTATCTATTAGAGGTGAAGAGGAAACCTATATAGGTGGGAATGTATCTGCTGGCAAGAATATTGACTTACTAGTGCCTGATAGTTAAGGTTTTAtatatctattgttttaaattttgactgATTTGTATtctataattttcattttatacgcttattttatttatatagttgtaataaaggttttaaataaaatccaatgTGAAAATAaagcataatataatttttattatgaaacttcCAGTCAATAACACTGAACCATTCCATAAAACACAATGTGTCTTCGATTTCATACAAGATCCATTTATAACAATCTTGTCGCGCGGAATATTGggcttttttataaatttttacaCAGCCTTTGACAATAAATTACTACATGTTACAAAACTGATCAGTGGAGCTAACAATATAACATGTGACACCAATGTATTTACA encodes:
- the LOC113499323 gene encoding protein phosphatase 1 regulatory subunit 7 isoform X2 — translated: MADQQGTASGIGESDTPKEGDGLKEVDGCASHQAGSTKTAPPEEDTQEIIIVNEHTKELDLNHGRIGKIEKLEPLKHLERLYLRWNLIKKIEGLNTLSTLVELELYDNQIVVIENLDNLVNLEILDLSFNRIKEIKGLENLLNLKKLFLSSNKITEIQNVKHLPKLELLELGDNRIREIKNLEGMKTLTQLYLGKNKISKIQNLEDLTELEILVLQSNRITKIENLEPLTKLEQLYISENGITVIENLGNQTKLQTLDLAVNRITVIDNVRHLVELEELWLNDNQITEWSSVEYLQQNKKIATIYLERNPLASDPAYRRKLKLTLPSLQQIDATLFADSPNNPLQSKGGSIRGILRNPAILSKVNFDM
- the LOC113499323 gene encoding protein phosphatase 1 regulatory subunit 7 isoform X1, translated to MADQQGTASGIGESDTPKEGDGLKEVDGCASHQAGSTKTAPPEEDTQEIIIVNEHTKELDLNHGRIGKIEKLEPLKHLERLYLRWNLIKKIEGLNTLSTLVELELYDNQIVVIENLDNLVNLEILDLSFNRIKEIKGLENLLNLKKLFLSSNKITEIQNVKHLPKLELLELGDNRIREIKNLEGMKTLTQLYLGKNKISKIQNLEDLTELEILVLQSNRITKIENLEPLTKLEQLYISENGITVIENLGNQTKLQTLDLAVNRITVIDNVRHLVELEELWLNDNQITEWSSVEYLQQNKKIATIYLERNPLASDPAYRRKLKLTLPSLQQIDATLWSLLIQRSNEHIKAVADSPNNPLQSKGGSIRGILRNPAILSKVNFDM
- the LOC113499323 gene encoding protein phosphatase 1 regulatory subunit 7 isoform X4 — translated: MADQQGTASGIGESDTPKEGDGLKEVDGCASHQAGSTKTAPPEEDTQEIIIVNEHTKELDLNHGRIGKIEKLEPLKHLERLYLRWNLIKKIEGLNTLSTLVELELYDNQIVVIENLDNLVNLEILDLSFNRIKEIKGLENLLNLKKLFLSSNKITEIQNVKHLPKLELLELGDNRIREIKNLEGMKTLTQLYLGKNKISKIQNLEDLTELEILVLQSNRITKIENLEPLTKLEQLYISENGITVIENLGNQTKLQTLDLAVNRITVIDNVRHLVELEELWLNDNQITEWSSVEYLQQNKKIATIYLERNPLASDPAYRRKLKLTLPSLQQIDATLCR
- the LOC113499323 gene encoding protein phosphatase 1 regulatory subunit 7 isoform X3, whose amino-acid sequence is MADQQGTASGIGESDTPKEGDGLKEVDGCASHQAGSTKTAPPEEDTQEIIIVNEHTKELDLNHGRIGKIEKLEPLKHLERLYLRWNLIKKIEGLNTLSTLVELELYDNQIVVIENLDNLVNLEILDLSFNRIKEIKGLENLLNLKKLFLSSNKITEIQNVKHLPKLELLELGDNRIREIKNLEGMKTLTQLYLGKNKISKIQNLEDLTELEILVLQSNRITKIENLEPLTKLEQLYISENGITVIENLGNQTKLQTLDLAVNRITVIDNVRHLVELEELWLNDNQITEWSSVEYLQQNKKIATIYLERNPLASDPAYRRKLKLTLPSLQQIDATLCSRGLSEQSPSEQGGEHSRNTQEPSNTL